The DNA segment GATTCTTTTGGAACACATTCCGCAACACTTCCCCTTTACTGTTGCGTGCCATAAATAAACCACTAGCTGTATTTTTCAAAAACACATTATCTAAAATCGCTGGTTTGGCTGTACCGCTAGTAAATACGCCTTCTCGACCACAATTAGTAAAAGTATTATTAGCAATGTTAGGTGCAGTTGATTCAATCCACACACCAGTACCCTTAGCTATCGGATTGGTGACAGTCACACCCCGGAGACTCGCTCGATTGAGTAAAACTAAGGTGACATTCTGCACACTAAAGCTAGGGCTTTGGTACTCTCCCCCTCCAGAAATCAAAATTCCTGCGCCTTTACTGGCTTCGTTCCCCACCACTGTTACCCCCTCAGGAATAACCAAGGGAAAGACTTCTTTATTTGCAGTGTTATAAGTCCCAGCACTCAGTTGGACAATCTTTGGTGGAGTGGCTTTTAAAGCGCGGGTAAGGGTTTTAAACGGACTCTGCCGCGAACCCGTGTTAGCGTCATTCCCCGTTGCTGGGTTGACATAGACTGTGGTAATGGGCGTATTGTTCACCATTAATGATTGAGCAACAGTTTGTTGAAATTACGTCCATCATAAAACAACACTACTTATATCAGGGCTTCGCTGCAAATCACAATGGGAATGGGTTGGGATAATCTTGGCAAACTGTTATTTAATCATTCCCGCATATTATGCTGATGATAAGTTTGTATCGGGAATAATTCGGGTTGTAATATGTAGGGCTAGCTGCATGATTTATTTGACCTTATATAGTGATGACATCTTCGTAAATTTCTGGCATCGTGAGGGTTAATCCTATAGAGTTCAATTTTAATTCATCTCCCTGGCTTAAGATTTCTAGTGACCAATTGTCTTGGTTATCTTTGCGGTAAACTTCGATTTTGATTTCATCTTGGGAAATTAATATATATTCTTGTAAGCTTTCTAGAGTACGGTAATTAACAAGTTTTTCTCTTCTGTCTGTGAGTTCTGTGCTTGGTGATAGAACTTCGATAATTAAGCAGGGATAATTTAAGTAAAAGCGGTCTTTGTCTTGTGAGTCGCAGGTGACTGTAACATCTGGATAGTAAAATAAGTTTTTGGCTTCATTGGTGAGTTTTAGTCTGATTTTTATGTCAGCCATGAAGACGCTACAGGAAGTACCCCGCAGATGGGAACGTAGTCTTGAGTAAATATTCCCTGATATAAGATTGTGTTCTTTACTACCGCCAGACATGGCGAAGATTTGTCCGCCCAGGTATTCGTGGCGAATCTCACTGGATTTTTCTAGTTCTAGGTATTCTTCGACGGTGAAGAGGTTGATGGGCGATCGCATAGTTTTGTCTATTGGCTTTACTATCTATTATGTGTAGGTTAGGTTGATCTGAGAAAATCCAAAATGACATTTTCTGGGTTTAGAGGTATGTATTACGCGATGTGCGACTTATTTTTGAAACCCCTCTCCAAACCTCTCCCCGAAGCGGAGAGAGGCTTTGAATCTTATTCCCCTTCCCTCGCAGGGAAGGGGTTGGGGGTTAGGTTTGAGAGAAAGTTGCACACCGCGTTATGTATTCTTTTGTTCCATGCGGAGTCTTAGCTTAGGATTGTTGACTTCGCGGAAAAATATATTTAAGTGTTAATACTTCATAAGAAGTATTTTAAAAAACATGATAATTAGAATCAAGTCAAGAGGGTTGGGAAAATGTCAATATTGTTGAGTACCCTAGATGAAGTTGCTCGACGAAACTGATGATTGAAGTTGAACATCTAAGTAAAACCTACGGTTCCACCCCAGCAATTACTGATGTGACTTTTAGTGTCGAACCTGGGGAGATTTTGGGGTTTTTGGGGCCGAATGGGGCGGGGAAGACGACAACGATGCGAATTTTGGCTGGTTATTTACCTGCAAGTAGTGGGACAGCTAAAATTGCTGGTTTTGATGTCCATGACAATTCTTTGGCGGTGCGTCAACGCATTGGTTATTTACCAGAAACCCCGCCGTTATATACAGATATGACGGTGGAGGGATTTCTGCATTTTGTGGCGCGAATTAAAGGGGTGTCCGCAGGCGATCGCTCTCTCAAGGTAAACGCAGCGATCAAACGTTGTAATCTGGAGGATAGGCGTAAAGTAATTATCCGCAAATTATCTAAAGGATATCGTCAAAGGGTGGGTATTGCTCAGGCGATCGTCCATGACCCACCAGCAATTATCCTCGATGAACCAACGGTGGGACTCGACCCCAGACAAATCATCGATGTACGGAATTTAATTAAAAGCCTCGCGGGAACCCACACAGTAATTCTCTCTACTCACATTCTCCCAGAGGCGAGCATGACCTGTAACCGTGTTGCCATTATCAATCGCGGTAAGGTGGTAGCTACAAACACACCAGAACATTTGATGACCCAGTTGACAGGTGGATCAGGTTATGAAATTGAAGTTGAGGGGGAAATCACACTAGCCAAGCAGGTATTACAAAAAGTGCCTGGGGTGAGCTTGGTAGAATCTATTCCTGGTCATCATCTTCCCAGAGAGAACCGTGCATACTTGCGTGTACTCTCAAAACCGGGAAGCGAAGCCGGCAAAGATATCGCCACAAGTTTAATCAGTTCGGGATTTGGTTTGTATGAAATGCGCCGTGTCAGCGCTACCCTAGAAGATGTCTTCTTGCAACTAACCACAGAAGAAAAGAATCTCACATCTGTGAAGGATTCAGCAACCAACGAAGGAGAAGCAGCGTAAATGGGTATAATCCTGAGTAATATTATTGCCATTTATCGCCGAGAGTTACAGAGTTATTTTGTCTCACCTTTAGCTTATGCGATCGCCTCTGTATTTTGGTTCATCGCTGGGTTATTCTTAGTGATGATTTTACTGGGGCCAAATGGCATTTTAGTATATGTCGCTTCTTTGGATGTACAAGGACAACAACTAGGAGTACCAGTCCCCCCAATTGATGTGCCGGCGGAATTTATCCAGGCATTTTTAGATCGGTTGGGTTGGCTACTATTATTTATCTTGCCAGTGTTGTCGATGGGATTGTACGCCGAAGAACGCAAACGCGGCACATTGGAACTTTTAGCCACCTCACCAGTCACTAATTGGGCAGTAGCCGTTGGTAAATTATTAGGTGTGCTGACATTTTT comes from the Nostoc sp. PCC 7120 = FACHB-418 genome and includes:
- a CDS encoding Uma2 family endonuclease, with protein sequence MRSPINLFTVEEYLELEKSSEIRHEYLGGQIFAMSGGSKEHNLISGNIYSRLRSHLRGTSCSVFMADIKIRLKLTNEAKNLFYYPDVTVTCDSQDKDRFYLNYPCLIIEVLSPSTELTDRREKLVNYRTLESLQEYILISQDEIKIEVYRKDNQDNWSLEILSQGDELKLNSIGLTLTMPEIYEDVITI
- a CDS encoding ABC transporter ATP-binding protein; amino-acid sequence: MIEVEHLSKTYGSTPAITDVTFSVEPGEILGFLGPNGAGKTTTMRILAGYLPASSGTAKIAGFDVHDNSLAVRQRIGYLPETPPLYTDMTVEGFLHFVARIKGVSAGDRSLKVNAAIKRCNLEDRRKVIIRKLSKGYRQRVGIAQAIVHDPPAIILDEPTVGLDPRQIIDVRNLIKSLAGTHTVILSTHILPEASMTCNRVAIINRGKVVATNTPEHLMTQLTGGSGYEIEVEGEITLAKQVLQKVPGVSLVESIPGHHLPRENRAYLRVLSKPGSEAGKDIATSLISSGFGLYEMRRVSATLEDVFLQLTTEEKNLTSVKDSATNEGEAA